Part of the Sorghum bicolor cultivar BTx623 chromosome 1, Sorghum_bicolor_NCBIv3, whole genome shotgun sequence genome, ACTCAATTTCGTACCCTCCTGTTAAACTTTGGAATCAGTGATTATTTCTCCCTGTGATGAAGTCTCCATTTTGGCGTTTTTCATTTTGGCAAGTGACGCACACAAAATGCACATGATTCCAAAGCCCGGTAACTTTGAGGCTGAGCTGGACAGAAATCAACATGTACAAAACTTGGAGACTACCCAATTCCCAAAAGAAGCATCAGCAGCAGCGCAGGCTTGCCCGTCCAGAGCAAACTCCGTAGTCCACAAGCAAGTCAGGTCTCTTCGGCACAGAGCACCAATCCAGTGACCAGTATAAGAAGCGGACAAGCGGGCCATCAGCAGTTCACCGCCACAGCACCAACCCCGGACACCACCGTTGGCAGCCGCAGCCAGAGAACCATGGGCCTTTTCGGCAAGAGCACCTCCAAGCAGACCGCCAAGCTCAAGTCCCTGGTCAAGCTCGCCGTGGCGCGCCTCGCCGTCGCCCGCCGGCCTCGCCTCGGTCGCCGGTCCATCGCCCGCAGCGACGTCGGGCAGCTCCTCTCTATCGGCCATCTCGATCGCGCGCTCATCCGCGTAAGTGCCCGTCTGTCTGTTCGTGTACGTCGCGTGTGCCAGTGTCTCTCCGTTTGCCAGTTTGCAGCTGTAGTGATACGGAGTGGTGTGTGTTGTTCGTCGAGCAGGCGGAGCAGGTGATCGAGGAGGACAACATGCTGGAGGCGCTGGACGTCATCGAGCTCTACTGCAAAATCCTCATCGAGCAGGCCGCGCAGCTGGAGAAACCCAAGTATGTGCAGAGTCTCTCCCCTTCAAAGTCGTTGCTCTTGGCTTCTCGTTTCGATTCCCCGTTTCCTCGGTTCCCCCGATCTCAAACGGAAAGATTGCCACTTTGGTTCGTTCGGCGGAACCCAGGGAATGCAGCGAGGAGAtcaaggaggcggcggcggggctGATGTTCGCTTCCGCGCGGTGCGGCGAGCTGCCGGAGCTGCTGGACGCGCGCGCCATCCTTGCGGACAAGTTCGGCCGGGACTTCGCCAGGGCGGCCAAGGAGGGCGCCCACGGCGTCGTAGACCCCATGGTAGCTTTAACTCCTTTCAACCAACTCGCCTAGTTTACAGGTTGTCCCCCCAACCGCACTGCATGATCGGAGTTAGAACTGAAACTGGCCTGTTGGTTTGTTGCAGTTGGTGCGGAAGTTGTCCGGCGAGAGGGCGAGCTTGGAGCAGAAGAGGAGGTTGGCCAAGGAGATCGCCGCCGAGAACGACATCTTGTTGGAATTCCCTGCGAGCCCAGGAGAGGTTCACCAAGATGGTCGCACGACGTCGCGGATCAACAGTCAGAGAGCAAGCGAACAAACGAAGAAGGCACCGGGCAGAGCATTTGTCGTGGAGAGTGCGGTCAAGACGGATCGTCTTGAGGTTTGTGCCGTGATCGCACTACAAGGATCATCAGAAATCCAGTATCCTTGCGGTATTTCATTTTAAGAATCGATGTGTAACATGTGCAGGTGGAGCGGAACTCTGTTAATGGCAAGGTGAACCCGAGCCTTGCTCAGCTGAGCCTGGATGACAAGGTGTTGAGGGAATCCAAGAAGTACTCCGACGCAAGGATGGCGGCGGAGGCAGCCTTCGCGTCCGCGAAGTTCGCCGCGATGGCCGCCCGGGCTGCCGTCGAGCTGTCTCGGTCTGAGTCCCTTGGCAAGGGATCGAGGGGCCGTGGCTACGACAAGGTGCCGTCCGTGCAGACCACGGCGGCAACGGAGCAAGGAACGGCGCCGCCATCGTGGAGACCGCACAAGTCCCCATCGCCGTCGCCCTCGTGGAGCGACAGGAGCACGGCGACCTCGGTCGGGTCGGACGTTGCGCACAAGGGGAAGGAGGTTGCGTTCGACCAGAGCGACGGGGAACTGGAGGACCAAGTGACGGAGGACCTCGTCTGGCCCCCGTCGCAGCGCCGCGCATCCTACCGGAGGACGGCCTCCACGGTGGGCACAGGCGTGGGCCCGTGGTACGGGGACGCCGGCAGCACAGGCGCGCCCGGGAACAACACACTGCCACACGCGCGCCCGCAGCACAGGCGTCACGCCACGGAGTTCGCCGCCGGTAACGCCCTGGGCGGCGGCCAGCGCGGGCAGTACGTGGCCCCGCCGTACAGGAGGACCTCGACGGCCAGCACGGGCAGAGACAGCGACGCCGCGCGGGACGACGGCGGCGCGTACGAGAGCTCGTCGTACGTGCACCCGCCGTACTCGAGGATGGTGTCGGCGCTGGAGCGCAGCAACGAGCACATCGCGCGGCACGAGGAGGTGCGCAGGATGGGCACGGACGCGCGGGCGCTCCAGGAGCGGGTGTACGGCGCGGCGCcagggcaggggcaggggcacGGCCCGCTGGACCTGGAGAGGAGGGCCATCTCGGTGCGCACGAGGAGATGAGCGGTTTCTGTGGTTTGGTGCTGCCTGCGGGAACC contains:
- the LOC8078832 gene encoding uncharacterized protein LOC8078832; the protein is MGLFGKSTSKQTAKLKSLVKLAVARLAVARRPRLGRRSIARSDVGQLLSIGHLDRALIRAEQVIEEDNMLEALDVIELYCKILIEQAAQLEKPKECSEEIKEAAAGLMFASARCGELPELLDARAILADKFGRDFARAAKEGAHGVVDPMLVRKLSGERASLEQKRRLAKEIAAENDILLEFPASPGEVHQDGRTTSRINSQRASEQTKKAPGRAFVVESAVKTDRLEVERNSVNGKVNPSLAQLSLDDKVLRESKKYSDARMAAEAAFASAKFAAMAARAAVELSRSESLGKGSRGRGYDKVPSVQTTAATEQGTAPPSWRPHKSPSPSPSWSDRSTATSVGSDVAHKGKEVAFDQSDGELEDQVTEDLVWPPSQRRASYRRTASTVGTGVGPWYGDAGSTGAPGNNTLPHARPQHRRHATEFAAGNALGGGQRGQYVAPPYRRTSTASTGRDSDAARDDGGAYESSSYVHPPYSRMVSALERSNEHIARHEEVRRMGTDARALQERVYGAAPGQGQGHGPLDLERRAISVRTRR